The Motacilla alba alba isolate MOTALB_02 chromosome 14, Motacilla_alba_V1.0_pri, whole genome shotgun sequence genome includes a region encoding these proteins:
- the NLRC3 gene encoding NLR family CARD domain-containing protein 3 isoform X3, with protein MSQEASDGRAVAQPARQAAGEVHLPAGPGGHHLPPAQAGAADGPGGCPGAGSEPPARAEPMVQKHLESLQSSGGNGLETGALQRLTNLLLVEGLTDIQQKEHDILQVETTKGLPSVSKSIPLEKLFLPLSKVSIPPRISVTIGVAGVGKSTLVKLFVCSWAKGEINRDILFVLPLTFRELNTYEKLSAERLICSACPHITEPGCILAGAARTLLILDGLDEFKTPLDFSNTVVCTDPKKEIQVDSLITNIIRGNLLQEASVWVTSRPAAARQIPSGLVDRMTEIRGFGAAEMKDFLDQMFLDNRDLSSQVLQHIRANRSLHVLCTIPGFCWISGSSIAYFLKHSSDQSQEATVVPRTLSEIYSYYFKMALSGDWLEKPREALRIEQAVNTSKKLVGGLGRLAFYGLLRRKHVFYEQDMKAYGIDLSLLHSCLSTRLLLKEDMQASTAYYFSHLTIQEFLAALYYYTAAKRAIFDLFTESGMSWPKLGFLNHFRSAVQRALQAEDRQLDIFIRFLSGLLSPQVNKLLSGWLLVKDEHGGFRSQAIGVLQGCLSAEHAVSSRAVNAMHCLHELQHTDTAKAVEEAMRSGSLAGMLTPMNCSALAYLLQVSDVCLEETNLSNCLTYNVCKSLLSQLLFCHSLRLDNNQFKDDVMELLGSVLSGKDCQIQRLSLAENLISNKGAKALARSLLVNRSLMVLDLRSNSIGPTGAKALADALKKNQILLSLNLQHNSVKEDGAAFLAEALLTNHRLLTLHLQKNAIGAQGARKIAEALKQNCSLRELILSGNSVGDNGSIALAEALRVNHSLQSLDLQSNSISSAGVTALTAALCSNKGLLSLNLRENSISREGGPAIARALRSNSTLRKLDLAANLLYDDGGKAIALAIGENRALTSLHLQWNFIQAKTATALAQALQSNSSLASLDLQENAIGDEGMAALSAALKVNTTLADLHLQVASVGAAGAQALAEALMVNRSLQILDLRGNSLGPAGAKAVANALKVNRSLRWLNACIPSWWPRVLLLSDPPASRSLQENSLGMDGAICIATALKGNHGLTYVNLQGNRIGQSGAKMISDAIRTNAPECIVDV; from the exons ATGTCACAGGAGGCCTCTGATGGAAG GGCCGTGGCTCAGCCGGCACGGCAGGCAGCTGGCGAGGTGCATCTCCCCGCAGGTCCTGGAGGACATCATCTCCCACCTGcgcaggctggagctgctgacgGCCCAGGAGGCTGCCCAGGTGCAGGCAGCGAGCCCCCTGCCCGAGCAG AACCCATGGTGCAGAAGCACCTGGAGAGCCTCCAGAGCTCCGGTGGGAATGGCCTGGAGACAGGAGCCCTGCAGCGCCTCACCAacctgctgctggtggaagGCCTGACCGACATCCAGCAGAAGGAGCACGACATCCTGCAGGTTGAGACCACCAAAGGCCTGCCAAGCGTATCCAAGAGCATCCCCCTGGAGAAGCTGTTCCTGCCTCTCTCCAAAGTCAGCATCCCCCCTCGGATCTCTGTCACCATCGGCGTGGCCGGCGTTGGCAAGAGCACGCTGGTGAAGCTGTTTGTCTGCAGCTGGGCAAAGGGGGAGATCAACAGAGACATCCTGTTTGTGCTGCCCCTCACCTTCCGGGAGCTCAACACCTACGAGAAGCTCTCTGCCGAGCGCCTCATCTGCTCGGCCTGCCCCCACATCACCGAGCCCGGCTGCATCTTGGCCGGGGCCGCCCGCACCCTGCTCATCCTCGACGGCCTGGATGAGTTCAAGACCCCCTTGGATTTTTCCAACACAGTGGTTTGCACCGATCCCAAAAAGGAGATCCAAGTGGACAGCCTGATCACCAACATTATAAGGGGgaacctgctgcaggaggcctCCGTGTGGGTGACGTCGCGGCCGGCAGCGGCCAGGCAGATCCCCAGCGGCCTGGTGGACCGCATGACGGAAATCCGAGGGTTTGGGGCTGCCGAGATGAAGGACTTCTTGGACCAGATGTTCCTGGACAACAGAGATCTTTCCAGCCAAGTCCTGCAGCACATCAGGGCTAACAGGTCGCTCCACGTCCTGTGCACCATTCCTGgattttgctggatttctggCTCCTCAATCGCTTATTTCCTGAAACATAGCAGCGATCAATCCCAAGAAGCAACCGTGGTCCCCAGGACCCTGTCAGAAATCTACtcctattattttaaaatggctCTGAGTGGTGACTGGCTGGAAAAGCCGAGAGAAGCCCTCAGGATTGAGCAGGCTGTGAACACCAGCAAGAAGCTGGTGGGCGGCCTGGGCAGGCTGGCCTTCTACGGGCTGCTGCGGAGGAAACACGTGTTCTACGAGCAGGACATGAAGGCCTACGGCATCGacctctccctgctgcacagctgcctctccacCCGCCTCCTGCTCAAGGAGGACATGCAGGCCTCCACAGCCTACTACTTCTCCCACTTAACCATCCAGGAGTTCCTGGCAGCTCTTTATTACTACACGGCGGCCAAGCGGGCCATCTTCGACCTCTTCACGGAGAGCGGCATGTCCTGGCCCAAGCTGGGCTTCCTCAACCACTTCAGGAGCGCCGTTCAGAGGGCGCTGCAGGCCGAGGACAGGCAGCTGGACATCTTCATCCGCTTCCTCTCGGGGCTCCTGTCCCCGCAGGTGAACAAGCTGCTCTCGGGGTGGCTGCTGGTGAAGGACGAGCACGGCGGGTTCCGGAGCCAGGCCATCGGcgtcctgcagggctgcctgagCGCCGAGCACGCCGTCTCCTCGCGCGCCGTCAACGCCATGCACTGCCTGCACGAGCTGCAGCACACGGACACCGCCAAGGCCGTGGAGGAGGCCATGAGGAGCGGGAGCTTGGCCGGGATGCTCACCCCCATgaactgctctgccctggcttaTCTCCTGCAGGTCTCTGACGTCTGCCTGGAGGAGACAAACCTCTCCAACTGCCTCACCTACAATGTCTGTAAGagcctgctctcccagctcctcttctgccacagcctcag GCTGGACAATAACCAGTTTAAGGACGAtgtgatggagctgctgggcagtgtGCTGAGTGGGAAGGACTGCCAGATCCAGAGGCTCAG CTTGGCAGAAAATCTGATCAGCAACAAGGGAGCCAAAGCTCTGGCCAGGTCGCTGCTGGTGAACAGGAGCCTGATGGTGCTGGA CCTGCGGAGCAACTCCATCGGCCCCACCGGAGCCAAAGCCCTGGCTGatgccctgaaaaaaaatcaaatcctgCTCTCCCTGAA cctccagcacaaCTCCGTCAAGGAGGACGGGGCCGCCTTCCTGGCCGAGGCCCTGCTGACCAACCACAGGCTGCTGACCCTGCA CCTGCAGAAGAACGCCATCGGAGCCCAGGGCGCCCGGAAAATCGCGGAGGCGCTGaagcagaactgcagcctgAGGGAGCTGAT ACTCTCAGGCAACTCGGTGGGAGACAATGGCTCCATTGCCTTGGCTGAAGCTCTCAGGGTGAACCACAGCCTGCAAAGCCTTGA TCTCCAGAGCAACTCCATCAGCAGCGCAGGGGTCACGGCGCtgacagcagctctctgctccaaCAAGGGACTCCTCAGCCTCAA CCTCCGGGAGAACTCCatcagcagggagggaggcccAGCCATCGCCCGTGCCCTGCGGAGCAACAGCACCCTCAGGAAGCTGGA cctggcGGCCAACCTGCTGTACGACGACGGGGGCAAGGCCATCGCCTTGGCCATCGGGGAGAACCGGGCACTCACGTCCCTcca CTTGCAGTGGAACTTCATCCAGGCCAAaacagccacagccctggcacaagcACTACAGTCCAACAGCAGCCTGGCCAGCCTCGA CCTGCAGGAGAATGCCATCGGAGATGAGGGAATGGCCGCCCTCTCCGCTGCACTGAAGGTCAACACCACGCTGGCAGATCTCCA CCTGCAAGTGGCTTCAGTTGGCGCAGCCGGTGCCCAAGCCCTGGCGGAAGCCTTGATGGTCAACAGGAGCCTGCAGATCCTGGA CCTGCGGGGAAACTCCCTGGGCCCGGCGGGGGCCAAGGCCGTGGCCAACGCGCTGAAGGTCAACCGCAGCCTCCGCTGGCTCAA TGCGTGCATTCCCTCCTGGTGGCCACgcgtgctgctgctgtctgacCCTCCTGCCTCCCGCAGCCTGCAGGAAAACTCCCTGGGCATGGACGGAGCCATCTGCATCGCCACGGCCCTGAAGGGCAACCACGGCCTCACCTACGTCAA cctgcaggggaACCGCATCGGGCAGTCGGGAGCCAAGATGATCTCGGATGCCATCCGGACCAACGCGCCTGAGTGCATTGTGGACGTGTGA
- the NLRC3 gene encoding NLR family CARD domain-containing protein 3 isoform X4, translating to MSQEASDGRAVAQPARQAAGEVHLPAGPGGHHLPPAQAGAADGPGGCPGAGSEPPARAEPMVQKHLESLQSSGGNGLETGALQRLTNLLLVEGLTDIQQKEHDILQVETTKGLPSVSKSIPLEKLFLPLSKVSIPPRISVTIGVAGVGKSTLVKLFVCSWAKGEINRDILFVLPLTFRELNTYEKLSAERLICSACPHITEPGCILAGAARTLLILDGLDEFKTPLDFSNTVVCTDPKKEIQVDSLITNIIRGNLLQEASVWVTSRPAAARQIPSGLVDRMTEIRGFGAAEMKDFLDQMFLDNRDLSSQVLQHIRANRSLHVLCTIPGFCWISGSSIAYFLKHSSDQSQEATVVPRTLSEIYSYYFKMALSGDWLEKPREALRIEQAVNTSKKLVGGLGRLAFYGLLRRKHVFYEQDMKAYGIDLSLLHSCLSTRLLLKEDMQASTAYYFSHLTIQEFLAALYYYTAAKRAIFDLFTESGMSWPKLGFLNHFRSAVQRALQAEDRQLDIFIRFLSGLLSPQVNKLLSGWLLVKDEHGGFRSQAIGVLQGCLSAEHAVSSRAVNAMHCLHELQHTDTAKAVEEAMRSGSLAGMLTPMNCSALAYLLQVSDVCLEETNLSNCLTYNVCKSLLSQLLFCHSLRLDNNQFKDDVMELLGSVLSGKDCQIQRLSLAENLISNKGAKALARSLLVNRSLMVLDLRSNSIGPTGAKALADALKKNQILLSLNLQHNSVKEDGAAFLAEALLTNHRLLTLHLQKNAIGAQGARKIAEALKQNCSLRELILSGNSVGDNGSIALAEALRVNHSLQSLDLQSNSISSAGVTALTAALCSNKGLLSLNLRENSISREGGPAIARALRSNSTLRKLDLAANLLYDDGGKAIALAIGENRALTSLHLQWNFIQAKTATALAQALQSNSSLASLDLQENAIGDEGMAALSAALKVNTTLADLHLQVASVGAAGAQALAEALMVNRSLQILDLRGNSLGPAGAKAVANALKVNRSLRWLNLQENSLGMDGAICIATALKGNHGLTYVNLQGNRIGQSGAKMISDAIRTNAPECIVDV from the exons ATGTCACAGGAGGCCTCTGATGGAAG GGCCGTGGCTCAGCCGGCACGGCAGGCAGCTGGCGAGGTGCATCTCCCCGCAGGTCCTGGAGGACATCATCTCCCACCTGcgcaggctggagctgctgacgGCCCAGGAGGCTGCCCAGGTGCAGGCAGCGAGCCCCCTGCCCGAGCAG AACCCATGGTGCAGAAGCACCTGGAGAGCCTCCAGAGCTCCGGTGGGAATGGCCTGGAGACAGGAGCCCTGCAGCGCCTCACCAacctgctgctggtggaagGCCTGACCGACATCCAGCAGAAGGAGCACGACATCCTGCAGGTTGAGACCACCAAAGGCCTGCCAAGCGTATCCAAGAGCATCCCCCTGGAGAAGCTGTTCCTGCCTCTCTCCAAAGTCAGCATCCCCCCTCGGATCTCTGTCACCATCGGCGTGGCCGGCGTTGGCAAGAGCACGCTGGTGAAGCTGTTTGTCTGCAGCTGGGCAAAGGGGGAGATCAACAGAGACATCCTGTTTGTGCTGCCCCTCACCTTCCGGGAGCTCAACACCTACGAGAAGCTCTCTGCCGAGCGCCTCATCTGCTCGGCCTGCCCCCACATCACCGAGCCCGGCTGCATCTTGGCCGGGGCCGCCCGCACCCTGCTCATCCTCGACGGCCTGGATGAGTTCAAGACCCCCTTGGATTTTTCCAACACAGTGGTTTGCACCGATCCCAAAAAGGAGATCCAAGTGGACAGCCTGATCACCAACATTATAAGGGGgaacctgctgcaggaggcctCCGTGTGGGTGACGTCGCGGCCGGCAGCGGCCAGGCAGATCCCCAGCGGCCTGGTGGACCGCATGACGGAAATCCGAGGGTTTGGGGCTGCCGAGATGAAGGACTTCTTGGACCAGATGTTCCTGGACAACAGAGATCTTTCCAGCCAAGTCCTGCAGCACATCAGGGCTAACAGGTCGCTCCACGTCCTGTGCACCATTCCTGgattttgctggatttctggCTCCTCAATCGCTTATTTCCTGAAACATAGCAGCGATCAATCCCAAGAAGCAACCGTGGTCCCCAGGACCCTGTCAGAAATCTACtcctattattttaaaatggctCTGAGTGGTGACTGGCTGGAAAAGCCGAGAGAAGCCCTCAGGATTGAGCAGGCTGTGAACACCAGCAAGAAGCTGGTGGGCGGCCTGGGCAGGCTGGCCTTCTACGGGCTGCTGCGGAGGAAACACGTGTTCTACGAGCAGGACATGAAGGCCTACGGCATCGacctctccctgctgcacagctgcctctccacCCGCCTCCTGCTCAAGGAGGACATGCAGGCCTCCACAGCCTACTACTTCTCCCACTTAACCATCCAGGAGTTCCTGGCAGCTCTTTATTACTACACGGCGGCCAAGCGGGCCATCTTCGACCTCTTCACGGAGAGCGGCATGTCCTGGCCCAAGCTGGGCTTCCTCAACCACTTCAGGAGCGCCGTTCAGAGGGCGCTGCAGGCCGAGGACAGGCAGCTGGACATCTTCATCCGCTTCCTCTCGGGGCTCCTGTCCCCGCAGGTGAACAAGCTGCTCTCGGGGTGGCTGCTGGTGAAGGACGAGCACGGCGGGTTCCGGAGCCAGGCCATCGGcgtcctgcagggctgcctgagCGCCGAGCACGCCGTCTCCTCGCGCGCCGTCAACGCCATGCACTGCCTGCACGAGCTGCAGCACACGGACACCGCCAAGGCCGTGGAGGAGGCCATGAGGAGCGGGAGCTTGGCCGGGATGCTCACCCCCATgaactgctctgccctggcttaTCTCCTGCAGGTCTCTGACGTCTGCCTGGAGGAGACAAACCTCTCCAACTGCCTCACCTACAATGTCTGTAAGagcctgctctcccagctcctcttctgccacagcctcag GCTGGACAATAACCAGTTTAAGGACGAtgtgatggagctgctgggcagtgtGCTGAGTGGGAAGGACTGCCAGATCCAGAGGCTCAG CTTGGCAGAAAATCTGATCAGCAACAAGGGAGCCAAAGCTCTGGCCAGGTCGCTGCTGGTGAACAGGAGCCTGATGGTGCTGGA CCTGCGGAGCAACTCCATCGGCCCCACCGGAGCCAAAGCCCTGGCTGatgccctgaaaaaaaatcaaatcctgCTCTCCCTGAA cctccagcacaaCTCCGTCAAGGAGGACGGGGCCGCCTTCCTGGCCGAGGCCCTGCTGACCAACCACAGGCTGCTGACCCTGCA CCTGCAGAAGAACGCCATCGGAGCCCAGGGCGCCCGGAAAATCGCGGAGGCGCTGaagcagaactgcagcctgAGGGAGCTGAT ACTCTCAGGCAACTCGGTGGGAGACAATGGCTCCATTGCCTTGGCTGAAGCTCTCAGGGTGAACCACAGCCTGCAAAGCCTTGA TCTCCAGAGCAACTCCATCAGCAGCGCAGGGGTCACGGCGCtgacagcagctctctgctccaaCAAGGGACTCCTCAGCCTCAA CCTCCGGGAGAACTCCatcagcagggagggaggcccAGCCATCGCCCGTGCCCTGCGGAGCAACAGCACCCTCAGGAAGCTGGA cctggcGGCCAACCTGCTGTACGACGACGGGGGCAAGGCCATCGCCTTGGCCATCGGGGAGAACCGGGCACTCACGTCCCTcca CTTGCAGTGGAACTTCATCCAGGCCAAaacagccacagccctggcacaagcACTACAGTCCAACAGCAGCCTGGCCAGCCTCGA CCTGCAGGAGAATGCCATCGGAGATGAGGGAATGGCCGCCCTCTCCGCTGCACTGAAGGTCAACACCACGCTGGCAGATCTCCA CCTGCAAGTGGCTTCAGTTGGCGCAGCCGGTGCCCAAGCCCTGGCGGAAGCCTTGATGGTCAACAGGAGCCTGCAGATCCTGGA CCTGCGGGGAAACTCCCTGGGCCCGGCGGGGGCCAAGGCCGTGGCCAACGCGCTGAAGGTCAACCGCAGCCTCCGCTGGCTCAA CCTGCAGGAAAACTCCCTGGGCATGGACGGAGCCATCTGCATCGCCACGGCCCTGAAGGGCAACCACGGCCTCACCTACGTCAA cctgcaggggaACCGCATCGGGCAGTCGGGAGCCAAGATGATCTCGGATGCCATCCGGACCAACGCGCCTGAGTGCATTGTGGACGTGTGA
- the NLRC3 gene encoding NLR family CARD domain-containing protein 3 isoform X6 codes for MEEPMVQKHLESLQSSGGNGLETGALQRLTNLLLVEGLTDIQQKEHDILQVETTKGLPSVSKSIPLEKLFLPLSKVSIPPRISVTIGVAGVGKSTLVKLFVCSWAKGEINRDILFVLPLTFRELNTYEKLSAERLICSACPHITEPGCILAGAARTLLILDGLDEFKTPLDFSNTVVCTDPKKEIQVDSLITNIIRGNLLQEASVWVTSRPAAARQIPSGLVDRMTEIRGFGAAEMKDFLDQMFLDNRDLSSQVLQHIRANRSLHVLCTIPGFCWISGSSIAYFLKHSSDQSQEATVVPRTLSEIYSYYFKMALSGDWLEKPREALRIEQAVNTSKKLVGGLGRLAFYGLLRRKHVFYEQDMKAYGIDLSLLHSCLSTRLLLKEDMQASTAYYFSHLTIQEFLAALYYYTAAKRAIFDLFTESGMSWPKLGFLNHFRSAVQRALQAEDRQLDIFIRFLSGLLSPQVNKLLSGWLLVKDEHGGFRSQAIGVLQGCLSAEHAVSSRAVNAMHCLHELQHTDTAKAVEEAMRSGSLAGMLTPMNCSALAYLLQVSDVCLEETNLSNCLTYNVCKSLLSQLLFCHSLRLDNNQFKDDVMELLGSVLSGKDCQIQRLSLAENLISNKGAKALARSLLVNRSLMVLDLRSNSIGPTGAKALADALKKNQILLSLNLQHNSVKEDGAAFLAEALLTNHRLLTLHLQKNAIGAQGARKIAEALKQNCSLRELILSGNSVGDNGSIALAEALRVNHSLQSLDLQSNSISSAGVTALTAALCSNKGLLSLNLRENSISREGGPAIARALRSNSTLRKLDLAANLLYDDGGKAIALAIGENRALTSLHLQWNFIQAKTATALAQALQSNSSLASLDLQENAIGDEGMAALSAALKVNTTLADLHLQVASVGAAGAQALAEALMVNRSLQILDLRGNSLGPAGAKAVANALKVNRSLRWLNACIPSWWPRVLLLSDPPASRSLQENSLGMDGAICIATALKGNHGLTYVNLQGNRIGQSGAKMISDAIRTNAPECIVDV; via the exons ATGGAAG AACCCATGGTGCAGAAGCACCTGGAGAGCCTCCAGAGCTCCGGTGGGAATGGCCTGGAGACAGGAGCCCTGCAGCGCCTCACCAacctgctgctggtggaagGCCTGACCGACATCCAGCAGAAGGAGCACGACATCCTGCAGGTTGAGACCACCAAAGGCCTGCCAAGCGTATCCAAGAGCATCCCCCTGGAGAAGCTGTTCCTGCCTCTCTCCAAAGTCAGCATCCCCCCTCGGATCTCTGTCACCATCGGCGTGGCCGGCGTTGGCAAGAGCACGCTGGTGAAGCTGTTTGTCTGCAGCTGGGCAAAGGGGGAGATCAACAGAGACATCCTGTTTGTGCTGCCCCTCACCTTCCGGGAGCTCAACACCTACGAGAAGCTCTCTGCCGAGCGCCTCATCTGCTCGGCCTGCCCCCACATCACCGAGCCCGGCTGCATCTTGGCCGGGGCCGCCCGCACCCTGCTCATCCTCGACGGCCTGGATGAGTTCAAGACCCCCTTGGATTTTTCCAACACAGTGGTTTGCACCGATCCCAAAAAGGAGATCCAAGTGGACAGCCTGATCACCAACATTATAAGGGGgaacctgctgcaggaggcctCCGTGTGGGTGACGTCGCGGCCGGCAGCGGCCAGGCAGATCCCCAGCGGCCTGGTGGACCGCATGACGGAAATCCGAGGGTTTGGGGCTGCCGAGATGAAGGACTTCTTGGACCAGATGTTCCTGGACAACAGAGATCTTTCCAGCCAAGTCCTGCAGCACATCAGGGCTAACAGGTCGCTCCACGTCCTGTGCACCATTCCTGgattttgctggatttctggCTCCTCAATCGCTTATTTCCTGAAACATAGCAGCGATCAATCCCAAGAAGCAACCGTGGTCCCCAGGACCCTGTCAGAAATCTACtcctattattttaaaatggctCTGAGTGGTGACTGGCTGGAAAAGCCGAGAGAAGCCCTCAGGATTGAGCAGGCTGTGAACACCAGCAAGAAGCTGGTGGGCGGCCTGGGCAGGCTGGCCTTCTACGGGCTGCTGCGGAGGAAACACGTGTTCTACGAGCAGGACATGAAGGCCTACGGCATCGacctctccctgctgcacagctgcctctccacCCGCCTCCTGCTCAAGGAGGACATGCAGGCCTCCACAGCCTACTACTTCTCCCACTTAACCATCCAGGAGTTCCTGGCAGCTCTTTATTACTACACGGCGGCCAAGCGGGCCATCTTCGACCTCTTCACGGAGAGCGGCATGTCCTGGCCCAAGCTGGGCTTCCTCAACCACTTCAGGAGCGCCGTTCAGAGGGCGCTGCAGGCCGAGGACAGGCAGCTGGACATCTTCATCCGCTTCCTCTCGGGGCTCCTGTCCCCGCAGGTGAACAAGCTGCTCTCGGGGTGGCTGCTGGTGAAGGACGAGCACGGCGGGTTCCGGAGCCAGGCCATCGGcgtcctgcagggctgcctgagCGCCGAGCACGCCGTCTCCTCGCGCGCCGTCAACGCCATGCACTGCCTGCACGAGCTGCAGCACACGGACACCGCCAAGGCCGTGGAGGAGGCCATGAGGAGCGGGAGCTTGGCCGGGATGCTCACCCCCATgaactgctctgccctggcttaTCTCCTGCAGGTCTCTGACGTCTGCCTGGAGGAGACAAACCTCTCCAACTGCCTCACCTACAATGTCTGTAAGagcctgctctcccagctcctcttctgccacagcctcag GCTGGACAATAACCAGTTTAAGGACGAtgtgatggagctgctgggcagtgtGCTGAGTGGGAAGGACTGCCAGATCCAGAGGCTCAG CTTGGCAGAAAATCTGATCAGCAACAAGGGAGCCAAAGCTCTGGCCAGGTCGCTGCTGGTGAACAGGAGCCTGATGGTGCTGGA CCTGCGGAGCAACTCCATCGGCCCCACCGGAGCCAAAGCCCTGGCTGatgccctgaaaaaaaatcaaatcctgCTCTCCCTGAA cctccagcacaaCTCCGTCAAGGAGGACGGGGCCGCCTTCCTGGCCGAGGCCCTGCTGACCAACCACAGGCTGCTGACCCTGCA CCTGCAGAAGAACGCCATCGGAGCCCAGGGCGCCCGGAAAATCGCGGAGGCGCTGaagcagaactgcagcctgAGGGAGCTGAT ACTCTCAGGCAACTCGGTGGGAGACAATGGCTCCATTGCCTTGGCTGAAGCTCTCAGGGTGAACCACAGCCTGCAAAGCCTTGA TCTCCAGAGCAACTCCATCAGCAGCGCAGGGGTCACGGCGCtgacagcagctctctgctccaaCAAGGGACTCCTCAGCCTCAA CCTCCGGGAGAACTCCatcagcagggagggaggcccAGCCATCGCCCGTGCCCTGCGGAGCAACAGCACCCTCAGGAAGCTGGA cctggcGGCCAACCTGCTGTACGACGACGGGGGCAAGGCCATCGCCTTGGCCATCGGGGAGAACCGGGCACTCACGTCCCTcca CTTGCAGTGGAACTTCATCCAGGCCAAaacagccacagccctggcacaagcACTACAGTCCAACAGCAGCCTGGCCAGCCTCGA CCTGCAGGAGAATGCCATCGGAGATGAGGGAATGGCCGCCCTCTCCGCTGCACTGAAGGTCAACACCACGCTGGCAGATCTCCA CCTGCAAGTGGCTTCAGTTGGCGCAGCCGGTGCCCAAGCCCTGGCGGAAGCCTTGATGGTCAACAGGAGCCTGCAGATCCTGGA CCTGCGGGGAAACTCCCTGGGCCCGGCGGGGGCCAAGGCCGTGGCCAACGCGCTGAAGGTCAACCGCAGCCTCCGCTGGCTCAA TGCGTGCATTCCCTCCTGGTGGCCACgcgtgctgctgctgtctgacCCTCCTGCCTCCCGCAGCCTGCAGGAAAACTCCCTGGGCATGGACGGAGCCATCTGCATCGCCACGGCCCTGAAGGGCAACCACGGCCTCACCTACGTCAA cctgcaggggaACCGCATCGGGCAGTCGGGAGCCAAGATGATCTCGGATGCCATCCGGACCAACGCGCCTGAGTGCATTGTGGACGTGTGA